The Thermogemmatispora onikobensis genome has a window encoding:
- a CDS encoding SWIM zinc finger family protein, which yields MVLTQETLAALAPDEQVMKAGQKLANQRHWQSLGQDEQALWGECQGSALYRVCVDRRSLKTFCSCPSRKIPCKHSIGLLYLAASRDNSLPVSSPPEWVEAWLKRRLAGRQPGDQPQSASEDQGATPAMATAKQSGRQRRVQQRQQRMLQGLERFDLWLADLLRTGLADVQGEMLRQWEQEAAALDDAQIPGLASRLRTLTTVPYSRPDWPAALLCQLGRLALLSEAFRHLERLDSGLQEDVRQALGLSLSTEELLTRGERVRDRWLFLGQRLEQRDQLWQQRTWVFGQETGRQALLLQFASGKQPVFPEHYPLGCEQEAELLFWPGAYPQRARLLEHLNPATPLLSSLQGAADFAGFLEMVARALARQPWLEHFLCILQEALPVCLDHGQHWYLRDRHGQALPLSHGPHWQLLALSGGHPVTFIGEWNGEELVPLAVLSATEGFCLLPPPQK from the coding sequence ATGGTATTAACACAGGAAACTCTCGCAGCCCTTGCTCCCGACGAGCAGGTCATGAAGGCTGGACAGAAACTTGCCAACCAGAGGCACTGGCAGTCTCTGGGTCAGGACGAGCAAGCCCTGTGGGGAGAATGCCAGGGCAGCGCCCTCTACCGCGTCTGTGTGGATAGGCGTTCGCTGAAGACGTTCTGTAGCTGCCCCAGCCGCAAGATTCCCTGTAAGCACAGCATTGGGCTGCTCTACCTGGCAGCATCCAGGGACAACAGCCTGCCAGTCTCCAGCCCTCCAGAGTGGGTAGAAGCCTGGCTCAAACGCCGTCTGGCAGGTAGACAGCCAGGGGATCAGCCACAATCGGCCTCGGAGGATCAAGGGGCCACGCCGGCTATGGCCACCGCAAAGCAATCAGGCCGTCAACGGCGGGTCCAGCAGCGTCAGCAACGGATGCTCCAGGGCCTGGAGCGCTTTGACCTCTGGCTTGCTGACCTGCTGCGTACTGGTCTGGCCGATGTCCAGGGTGAGATGCTCCGTCAGTGGGAACAGGAGGCCGCCGCCTTGGATGACGCTCAGATCCCGGGCCTGGCCTCCCGCCTGCGGACATTGACGACCGTGCCGTACAGTCGCCCCGACTGGCCAGCAGCCTTGCTGTGCCAGCTCGGACGGCTTGCCCTCTTGAGCGAGGCATTCCGTCATCTGGAGCGCCTGGATTCCGGGCTGCAGGAGGATGTGCGTCAGGCCCTGGGCCTTTCCCTGTCCACAGAGGAGTTGCTCACCCGCGGCGAGCGAGTACGAGATCGCTGGCTCTTTCTCGGTCAGCGTTTGGAACAGCGAGATCAGCTCTGGCAGCAGCGTACCTGGGTGTTTGGGCAAGAGACAGGACGCCAGGCTTTGCTTCTGCAATTTGCCTCTGGCAAACAGCCGGTCTTCCCTGAGCACTACCCTCTTGGCTGCGAACAGGAGGCGGAACTGCTCTTTTGGCCCGGCGCCTACCCACAACGGGCCCGGCTGTTAGAGCACCTTAATCCCGCTACACCTTTGCTCAGCAGTTTACAAGGGGCTGCCGATTTTGCTGGGTTTCTGGAGATGGTGGCAAGGGCGCTGGCACGTCAACCCTGGCTTGAACACTTCTTGTGCATCCTTCAGGAGGCCCTCCCCGTTTGCCTTGATCATGGCCAGCACTGGTATCTCCGCGATCGCCACGGGCAGGCCCTGCCGCTGAGCCACGGCCCACACTGGCAATTACTGGCGCTCTCGGGCGGCCACCCGGTGACTTTCATCGGCGAGTGGAACGGAGAAGAGCTAGTTCCTCTGGCGGTGCTCAGTGCTACCGAAGGCTTTTGCTTGCTACCGCCCCCGCAGAAGTAG